In one Umezawaea sp. Da 62-37 genomic region, the following are encoded:
- a CDS encoding metalloregulator ArsR/SmtB family transcription factor codes for MSRPLYQLKAEFFKTLGHPARIRVLELLSTREYAVAELLTELDIEPSNLSQQLAVLRRAGLVVTRKEGSAVHYSLTTPRVAELLAVARTILTSVLSGQIELLEDLHDPESPALARGSVAG; via the coding sequence ATGAGCAGGCCCCTCTACCAGCTGAAGGCCGAGTTCTTCAAAACCCTCGGCCACCCGGCGCGCATCAGGGTGCTGGAACTGCTCAGCACGCGCGAGTACGCCGTCGCCGAACTGCTGACCGAGCTGGACATCGAACCGTCGAACCTGTCGCAACAGCTGGCGGTGCTCCGACGCGCGGGGCTGGTCGTCACGCGCAAGGAAGGGTCGGCCGTCCACTACTCGCTGACCACCCCACGGGTCGCCGAACTGCTCGCGGTGGCACGGACGATCCTCACCAGCGTCCTCTCAGGACAGATCGAACTGCTGGAGGACCTGCACGATCCCGAATCACCCGCGCTCGCAAGGGGATCAGTCGCAGGCTAG
- a CDS encoding LuxR C-terminal-related transcriptional regulator, protein MHQGLGDLDSAWALADEEYAHASAWGAPAHLGAAMRLRASLTGGAKAVELLRETVTVLAASDNRLQRAKTFVHLGRTMREQGYDNAEQWLRQGRALAIRCGATWLVEAAGVETASGSSDAPSSPTGLPVLTTAERQVARLAAAGHTNPEIADHLSVTSRTVEKHLTNTYRKLAIPGRSGLAHALGADQ, encoded by the coding sequence TTGCACCAGGGGCTCGGCGACCTCGACTCGGCGTGGGCACTGGCCGACGAGGAGTACGCGCACGCCTCGGCCTGGGGAGCACCCGCGCACCTCGGTGCCGCGATGCGGTTGCGCGCCTCGCTGACGGGAGGCGCCAAGGCCGTCGAACTCCTGCGGGAGACCGTGACCGTGCTCGCCGCGTCGGACAACCGGTTGCAGCGGGCGAAGACGTTCGTGCACCTGGGCAGGACGATGCGGGAGCAGGGGTACGACAACGCGGAGCAGTGGCTGCGGCAGGGCCGTGCCCTCGCGATCCGGTGCGGGGCGACCTGGCTAGTAGAGGCTGCGGGCGTCGAGACCGCGTCCGGCTCGTCGGACGCCCCGTCCTCCCCGACGGGCCTCCCGGTGCTGACGACGGCGGAACGGCAGGTCGCCCGGCTCGCCGCCGCGGGCCACACCAATCCCGAGATCGCCGACCACCTGTCCGTGACGTCCCGCACCGTGGAGAAGCACCTGACGAACACCTACCGCAAACTGGCCATTCCCGGCAGATCCGGCTTGGCCCACGCCCTTGGCGCGGATCAGTAG